One window from the genome of Fulvivirga lutea encodes:
- a CDS encoding serine hydrolase domain-containing protein, producing the protein MKYLFLSILILVLFGACEDDPVFEPSHYFCDSGIDNITAGFDYQELQDLIDEMVASGVPGVMMSVNYDDTIRWSGSSGKADLANNIDLSPCNITRVGSTVKTFTAIAILLLQEEGKLHLDDLVSQYLDNNILQGLANAKQASIRQLLQHSSGIYNYIANPRFQTASLNDLTKTWQPKELLDYARNEAAEFSPGSDVQYSNTNYILLGKIIEAIEQKPFYEVFAERIFKPLNLSNTRFAATDPIPDGIIQGYIDLYSNLNVINSTEYSGWDYFTADGGLISNSNDLNVFLHQLFNGYIIQESSLNEMITWKAPKKQDSETFDTYYGLGIFRIDTDFGPAYMHSGDAIGYFASMVYFPNYNVTITWATNGNYGKIDDFTQSKEAMEKIFKTLLKDK; encoded by the coding sequence ATGAAGTACTTATTTCTTTCAATATTAATTCTTGTTTTGTTTGGTGCATGTGAAGATGATCCTGTCTTTGAACCTTCGCATTATTTCTGCGACAGCGGTATTGATAACATAACCGCTGGGTTTGATTATCAAGAGTTACAAGACCTAATAGATGAAATGGTAGCTTCAGGAGTACCAGGAGTTATGATGTCAGTTAACTATGATGACACTATTAGGTGGTCGGGTTCTTCGGGAAAGGCAGATTTAGCCAATAACATTGATTTGTCGCCTTGCAATATTACCAGAGTAGGGAGCACCGTAAAAACGTTTACTGCTATAGCCATTTTATTGCTGCAAGAAGAAGGGAAACTACATCTTGATGATCTTGTATCACAATACCTTGACAATAACATTTTGCAGGGGTTGGCGAATGCTAAACAGGCTTCAATAAGGCAGCTTTTGCAGCATTCAAGCGGCATCTACAATTACATTGCTAACCCCAGATTTCAAACGGCATCTTTAAATGACTTAACTAAAACCTGGCAGCCAAAAGAATTGTTGGATTATGCTCGCAATGAAGCGGCAGAATTTTCACCTGGAAGCGATGTTCAATACTCTAATACCAACTACATTCTTTTAGGTAAAATTATTGAGGCGATTGAGCAAAAACCATTTTATGAGGTTTTCGCAGAAAGAATATTCAAACCTCTTAATTTATCGAATACACGTTTTGCGGCAACAGATCCTATTCCGGATGGCATTATTCAGGGCTATATTGATTTGTATAGCAATTTAAATGTAATTAACTCAACTGAGTATAGTGGTTGGGATTATTTTACGGCAGACGGAGGCTTGATTTCCAACTCAAATGACTTAAATGTTTTCTTACATCAACTTTTTAATGGGTATATTATTCAGGAATCATCCTTAAACGAAATGATTACATGGAAAGCTCCAAAAAAGCAGGATTCAGAAACCTTTGATACATATTATGGACTAGGTATTTTCAGAATAGATACTGATTTTGGGCCAGCTTATATGCATAGTGGAGATGCAATCGGCTATTTCGCCAGTATGGTATATTTTCCAAACTATAATGTAACCATCACATGGGCTACTAACGGGAATTATGGTAAAATTGATGATTTTACTCAATCGAAGGAGGCTATGGAGAAAATTTTCAAAACACTTTTAAAGGACAAATAA